A genomic segment from Juglans regia cultivar Chandler chromosome 14, Walnut 2.0, whole genome shotgun sequence encodes:
- the LOC108988599 gene encoding histidine-containing phosphotransfer protein 1-like isoform X2, which yields MALHIHKGLLQGFIQCMYDEGFVNDQFWQLQMMKSSRNQPDYVVRVVTSYCSSAQTLFSQLTHHINQENVDFLQVKVSARELYDKSSSVGAEHVKLACAELLVACEGHDKEYCSKALYWTKNEFAHLRRKFETLVQMERKIIDLESAP from the exons ATGGCGTTGCATATTCACAAAGGTTTGCTTCAAGGTTTCATTCAGTGCATGTATGACGAG GGATTTGTAAATGACCAGTTCTGGCAACTTCAAATGATGAAGAGCAGCCGTAATCAACCGGATTATGTTGTCAGAGTTGTCACTTCCTATTGCTCGTCTGCCCAAACTTTGTTCTCTCAGTTGACCCATcacat caacCAAGAGAATGTTGATTTTCTACAAGTCAAGGTTAGTGCTCGTGAATTGTACGACAAATCGAGCAG TGTTGGTGCTGAGCATGTCAAACTTGCATGTGCTGAACTTCTTGTTGCTTGTGAGGGGCATGATAAAGAGTA TTGCTCCAAGGCTTTGTATTGGACTAAGAATGAATTTGCCCACCTGAGAAGAAAATTTGAGACTCTTGTCCAG ATGGAGAGGAAGATCATTGATCTTGAAAGTGCACCTTGA
- the LOC108988599 gene encoding histidine-containing phosphotransfer protein 1-like isoform X3 has protein sequence MALHIHKGLLQGFIQCMYDEGFVNDQFWQLQMMKSSRNQPDYVVRVVTSYCSSAQTLFSQLTHHINQENVDFLQVKVSARELYDKSSSCSKALYWTKNEFAHLRRKFETLVQCRWRGRSLILKVHLEGN, from the exons ATGGCGTTGCATATTCACAAAGGTTTGCTTCAAGGTTTCATTCAGTGCATGTATGACGAG GGATTTGTAAATGACCAGTTCTGGCAACTTCAAATGATGAAGAGCAGCCGTAATCAACCGGATTATGTTGTCAGAGTTGTCACTTCCTATTGCTCGTCTGCCCAAACTTTGTTCTCTCAGTTGACCCATcacat caacCAAGAGAATGTTGATTTTCTACAAGTCAAGGTTAGTGCTCGTGAATTGTACGACAAATCGAGCAG TTGCTCCAAGGCTTTGTATTGGACTAAGAATGAATTTGCCCACCTGAGAAGAAAATTTGAGACTCTTGTCCAG TGCAGATGGAGAGGAAGATCATTGATCTTGAAAGTGCACCTTGAAGGAAACTGA
- the LOC108988599 gene encoding histidine-containing phosphotransfer protein 1-like isoform X1, with product MALHIHKGLLQGFIQCMYDEGFVNDQFWQLQMMKSSRNQPDYVVRVVTSYCSSAQTLFSQLTHHINQENVDFLQVKVSARELYDKSSSVGAEHVKLACAELLVACEGHDKEYCSKALYWTKNEFAHLRRKFETLVQCRWRGRSLILKVHLEGN from the exons ATGGCGTTGCATATTCACAAAGGTTTGCTTCAAGGTTTCATTCAGTGCATGTATGACGAG GGATTTGTAAATGACCAGTTCTGGCAACTTCAAATGATGAAGAGCAGCCGTAATCAACCGGATTATGTTGTCAGAGTTGTCACTTCCTATTGCTCGTCTGCCCAAACTTTGTTCTCTCAGTTGACCCATcacat caacCAAGAGAATGTTGATTTTCTACAAGTCAAGGTTAGTGCTCGTGAATTGTACGACAAATCGAGCAG TGTTGGTGCTGAGCATGTCAAACTTGCATGTGCTGAACTTCTTGTTGCTTGTGAGGGGCATGATAAAGAGTA TTGCTCCAAGGCTTTGTATTGGACTAAGAATGAATTTGCCCACCTGAGAAGAAAATTTGAGACTCTTGTCCAG TGCAGATGGAGAGGAAGATCATTGATCTTGAAAGTGCACCTTGAAGGAAACTGA